From a region of the Mycolicibacterium sp. MU0050 genome:
- a CDS encoding thiolase family protein: MRETVIVGAVRTPVGKRNGGFAETHAADLSALVLNELATRTGLDPDIVDDVVWGCVSQVGDQSSNIGRYAVLAAGWPEHIPGTTVNRACGSSQQALDFAVQAVMSGQQDVVVAGGVEVMSRVPLGAARATGMPYGPKALARYDGFEFNQGTGAEMICEKWGFDRTAVDEYAVRSHELAAAAQDAGAFTEQMVSVTTEAGVVDADEGVRRGTTVEKLAGLKPAFKDDGMIHAGNSSQISDGAAALLVMTTEKARELGMTPLARYTAGAVTGADPVLMLTGPIPATEKVLRKAGLGIDDIGVFEVNEAFAPVPMAWLADTGADLARLNPLGGAIALGHPLGASGAVLMTRMIHHMRDKGIRYGLQTMCEGGGTANATVVELI; encoded by the coding sequence ATGCGAGAAACAGTCATCGTCGGTGCCGTGCGCACCCCGGTCGGTAAGCGCAACGGCGGGTTTGCCGAGACCCACGCCGCGGACCTGTCGGCGTTGGTGCTCAACGAGCTGGCGACCCGAACCGGGCTGGACCCCGACATCGTCGACGATGTGGTGTGGGGCTGCGTGTCCCAGGTGGGAGATCAATCCAGCAACATCGGCCGGTACGCGGTGCTGGCCGCCGGCTGGCCCGAGCACATTCCCGGCACCACGGTCAACCGCGCCTGCGGATCCAGCCAGCAGGCACTGGATTTCGCGGTGCAGGCGGTGATGTCCGGTCAGCAGGACGTCGTGGTCGCCGGCGGCGTGGAGGTCATGAGCCGCGTCCCGTTGGGCGCGGCCCGCGCCACCGGAATGCCGTACGGCCCGAAAGCCCTTGCCCGTTATGACGGTTTCGAGTTCAACCAGGGCACCGGCGCGGAGATGATCTGCGAGAAGTGGGGCTTCGACCGGACCGCGGTCGACGAGTACGCCGTCCGCTCGCACGAGCTGGCCGCCGCGGCGCAGGACGCCGGCGCGTTCACCGAGCAGATGGTGTCGGTCACCACCGAGGCCGGTGTGGTCGACGCCGACGAGGGCGTCCGCCGCGGCACCACCGTGGAGAAACTCGCCGGGCTCAAGCCGGCGTTCAAGGACGACGGCATGATTCACGCCGGCAACTCCTCGCAGATCTCCGACGGCGCCGCGGCGCTGCTGGTGATGACCACCGAGAAGGCCCGGGAACTGGGAATGACACCGCTGGCCCGCTATACCGCCGGCGCGGTGACCGGCGCCGACCCGGTGCTGATGCTCACCGGACCCATTCCGGCCACCGAAAAGGTGTTGCGAAAGGCCGGATTGGGGATCGACGACATCGGTGTGTTCGAGGTCAACGAGGCCTTCGCCCCGGTGCCGATGGCCTGGTTGGCCGATACCGGCGCGGATCTCGCGCGGCTGAACCCCCTCGGCGGTGCGATCGCGCTCGGGCATCCGCTGGGCGCGTCCGGCGCCGTCCTGATGACCCGGATGATCCATCACATGCGTGACAAGGGCATTCGCTACGGCCTGCAGACCATGTGCGAGGGCGGCGGCACCGCCAACGCCACCGTGGTCGAGCTCATCTAG
- a CDS encoding CaiB/BaiF CoA-transferase family protein, translating into MQNNAAPLAGITIVAMEQAVSAPMCTRVLADFGARVIKVENPKGGDFARDYDDVVNGPGGLAAHFVWANRGKESITLNLKSPAGLDVLHRLLERADALVSNLAPGALARMGLGAEDLHRRHPNVIPVEIDGYGPGGPLSHKRAYDLLVQAESGTCAATGYPGMPAKPGPPVADVSSGLYAALSIMALLIGRERHGTQTAPAVAVSLFDTMTDIMGYQLTYTQHSGIDQEPLGMSSPAVAPYGSFPTRDGQTVVLGTTNDREWQRLAREIIERPDLADDPRFASNSQRCEHRDILNAAIESWCAQHDLAHIQKTADDAGIGNSRYNRPSEVIAHPHLQARDRWRQVDTPKGPISALRPPPVIEGFEQPMGAVPGLGEHTDAVLAEFGFDAAAIAQLREQGAIGPVYSATKH; encoded by the coding sequence ATGCAGAACAACGCCGCGCCGCTGGCCGGGATCACCATCGTCGCGATGGAACAGGCCGTGTCGGCACCGATGTGCACCCGGGTGTTGGCCGATTTCGGCGCCCGGGTGATCAAGGTGGAGAACCCCAAGGGCGGGGACTTCGCCCGCGACTACGACGACGTCGTGAACGGCCCCGGTGGCCTTGCCGCGCACTTTGTCTGGGCCAACCGGGGCAAGGAATCGATCACGCTGAACCTGAAGTCGCCGGCCGGTCTCGACGTGCTGCACCGATTGCTCGAGCGCGCCGACGCCCTGGTCTCCAACCTGGCGCCGGGCGCGCTGGCCCGGATGGGGCTGGGCGCCGAGGACCTGCACCGGCGGCATCCCAACGTGATACCGGTGGAGATCGACGGATACGGCCCCGGCGGTCCGCTCTCCCACAAGCGGGCCTACGACCTGCTGGTGCAAGCGGAGTCCGGGACCTGCGCGGCGACCGGCTATCCCGGCATGCCGGCCAAGCCGGGCCCGCCTGTGGCTGACGTCTCCAGCGGACTGTATGCGGCGCTGTCGATCATGGCGTTGCTGATCGGGCGGGAACGGCACGGCACCCAGACCGCCCCCGCGGTCGCGGTGAGCCTGTTCGACACGATGACCGACATCATGGGTTATCAGCTGACCTACACCCAGCATTCGGGCATCGACCAGGAGCCCCTGGGGATGAGTTCGCCGGCGGTGGCCCCCTACGGTTCCTTCCCGACCCGCGACGGGCAGACCGTCGTGCTGGGGACCACCAACGACCGCGAATGGCAGCGACTGGCCCGCGAGATCATCGAGCGCCCCGACCTGGCAGACGACCCCAGGTTCGCGTCGAATTCGCAGCGCTGCGAGCATCGGGACATCCTCAATGCCGCCATTGAATCCTGGTGCGCCCAACACGATCTGGCGCACATTCAGAAGACGGCGGACGACGCGGGTATCGGAAACTCCCGCTACAACCGACCCAGCGAGGTGATAGCGCACCCGCACCTGCAGGCGCGCGACCGCTGGCGGCAGGTGGACACCCCCAAGGGGCCCATCTCGGCGCTGCGGCCCCCGCCGGTGATCGAGGGGTTCGAGCAACCGATGGGCGCGGTCCCCGGACTGGGGGAGCACACCGACGCGGTGCTGGCCGAGTTCGGCTTCGACGCGGCGGCCATCGCGCAGTTACGTGAGCAGGGCGCGATCGGGCCGGTCTATTCGGCCACGAAGCACTGA